The window TCAGGAACTCGCCTGCGGAGTCCGCGCCGAACCCGTGCACGACGTTGACGACGCCGGCGGGGAGGCCGGCCTCGATGAGGATCTCGGCGAGGAGGGTCGCCGAGGACGGCGTCTCCTCCGACGGCTTCACGACCACGGCGTTGCCGGAGGCGAGCGCCGGCGCGAGCTTCCACGTGAGCAGCAGGAGCGGGAGATTCCACGGCACGATCACGGCGACCACGCCGAGCGGCTTGCGCACGGCGTAGTTCAGGGCGCGACGTCCGTCGGGGAACTCGGTCAGGTAGGAGTCGAGGCCCGCGGCCGAGACGACGTCGGCGAAGGCGCGGAAGTTCGCGGCGGCCCTGGCGACGTCGAGGTCGCGGGCGAGGGCCTCCGGCTTGCCGGTGTCGCCCACCTCGGCGGCGACGAGGTCGTCGAACCGGCGTTCGATGCCGTCGGCGATGCGTCGCAGGATCGTCGCGCGCTCGCCCACCGTCATCCGGCCCCATGGGCCCTCGAGCGCGGCGCGGGCCGAGGCGACGGCGAGGTCGACCTCGCGGCGTCCGGCCTCGTGCACCTCGGCGACGTGCGAGCCGTCGGTGGGGTCGAGCTTGGCGAACGTGCGCACGCCGTCGACGGGCTCGCCGCCGATGAAGTTGCGCAGTTGGCGGGTCGCGCGGTCGCTCGGCTGGGGGGCTTGGGCCGTATCAGGCAGCGACGTCGTCGTCCGGGTGGTCATGCGATCAGGCTAGGAACTCCCGTCGATGCCGACAAATACCCACTTGTGGCACTGCCATGCCCCCACGGCTATAGTTCCGAAGCGTGAGCACCGATCGCATCCTCGATGGACGACTGAAGATCCGGCACCTCGTGCTCGTCACGGCGATCGCCGACGAGGGCACGCTCGTGCGCGCCGCCGAATCCCTGCACATCACGCAGCCCGTCGTCACCCGCGGACTCCGCGAGGTCGAGGACCTGCTCGGCGTGCAGCTCTTCGAGCGGCTGCCGCGCGGGGTGGTGCCGACCCAGTACGGCCGGCCGTTCATCGAACGCGCCCGCTCGGTGCTCGCCGAGCTCCGCATCGCGGGCGAGGAGGTGCGGCTGCTGCAGTCCGGCCAGCTCGGCACGGTCACCGTCGGCACGCACCTCGCCGGCTCGAACCTGCTGCTGCCGCGGGCCATCGCCGGGCTCAAGGCCGAGCATCCGCGGCTCACCGTGGTCGTGCGCGAGGGCACGCCCGACACGCTCCAGCAGCTGCTGCTCTCCGGCGACCTCGACCTCACGGTCGGGCGCCTCTCGCCGACCGTCCCGGTGCGCCTCGAGCAGGAGCGGCTGCACCAGGAGCCGATCCGGCTCGTGGCCCGCGCCGGGCACCCCGTGCACACCGGGTCGCGCACCTCGCTCGCCGACCTCATCGCGTACCCGTGGATCTTCCCGGTCGCGCAGACCGCGCTGCGTGCCGAGCTCGAGGCGGTGTTCTTCCACGAAGGACTGCCGCTGCCGGCCGACCGGGTCGAGTGCACGTCGATGCTGACGCTGCGCAACCTGCTCGTGTCGACCGACGTCATCGCCGCCCTGCCGATGTTCATCGCCGTCGACGACGGGGAGCTCCGCATCCTGCCGACGCCGCTGAGTTCGATCCGCCGCTCGGTCGGGGTCACCATGCCGAAGGACCGCGCGCCCTCGGCCGCCGCTGCGGCCCTGCTCGTGCACCTCCGCGAAGAGGGGGCGCTGCTCGCCGCGCTCGAGCGCGAGTACGCGCAGACGGAGTTCCGACCGCTCGGCTGATATGCCCGAACGGTCATGGCTCCGAGCCGGATAGTCATTGGACAGCATCGGTCGCTCTGGCGACGCTGGGATGAACGACGCCCCCTGCGTCGCGACATCCGCTCGACTGCCCAACCTGGAGGCGACATGGCCGGCTCTCCGTACGTACCGAACGCGAAGAAGTACAACCCCGACGACTTCGAGCGCGTCGAAGGCGAGCCGGTCGACCCCGACCCCGCCAGCTGGGGCATGCAGCCCGACGGCAGCTTCCTGCCGCCGGCACTGACCCCCTCGGTTCCGCGTGACGTGTTCGTCGACTGGCCCGGACAGCTCGACTACCGCGACCCCGAGACCTACAGCCTGAACGCGACCGCCGAGGCCTTCTACCCGATCGTCGTGAACACGAGCCACACCTGGCAGTCGATCTACGACTTGAACGGCCGACGGTACATGCTCCACTACGGCGGCGGCTACGCCTGGAAGGTCTACGACATCACCGACCCGCGCGCCCTCACCGTCGTCGACGAGGAGACCCTGCCGTGGAGCGCGCCCCAGTTCGGCGCCGTCACGATCCAGTGGAACGAGGCGCGCGGGAAGTTCATCGCGATCCAGGCGAGCGAGACGCCCCGCTACTTCCTGAACGGGCGCGTCGCGAACAAGTGGATCGACGACACCGTCGAGGGCCAGCTGCTCGAGTGGGAGGGCCTTCGCGGCTTCCGTGTCTTCGAGGTGAACGGCCCGACCCCGCGCGACTGGACCCTGCTCACCGAGGTCTCGACCGACCCGAACCACGGGCCCGACGAGGTGCAGGAGGGCAACGGCGTGCTCGACCTGCCCGTCTACTACGGCGACAAGTACCTCTTCGTGGCGACCGCGCCCGACAACACGTTCACCAACCAGCCCTACAAGACCACCCTGTGGGCCGCCGGCCACGCCGCCTACGACGTGTCCGACCCGGCGAACCCCGTGCGGCTGTCGGACTGGTGGGTTCCCGGCACCCGCCTCGGCGAGGAGGCCGACTCCGAGTACCTCGCGGGCAACGACCGGTGGAACAACAAGACCTCGTGGTTCGGCTCGCGCATGGGCGTCTTCATGCCGCGCTCGGTCGAGTCCGGCGGCACGTACGCCTACGCGGCCCAGGGCGGTCAGGGCTTCTTCGTGCTCGACGTCTCGGATC is drawn from Agromyces sp. Leaf222 and contains these coding sequences:
- a CDS encoding LysR substrate-binding domain-containing protein — translated: MSTDRILDGRLKIRHLVLVTAIADEGTLVRAAESLHITQPVVTRGLREVEDLLGVQLFERLPRGVVPTQYGRPFIERARSVLAELRIAGEEVRLLQSGQLGTVTVGTHLAGSNLLLPRAIAGLKAEHPRLTVVVREGTPDTLQQLLLSGDLDLTVGRLSPTVPVRLEQERLHQEPIRLVARAGHPVHTGSRTSLADLIAYPWIFPVAQTALRAELEAVFFHEGLPLPADRVECTSMLTLRNLLVSTDVIAALPMFIAVDDGELRILPTPLSSIRRSVGVTMPKDRAPSAAAAALLVHLREEGALLAALEREYAQTEFRPLG
- a CDS encoding LVIVD repeat-containing protein, producing MAGSPYVPNAKKYNPDDFERVEGEPVDPDPASWGMQPDGSFLPPALTPSVPRDVFVDWPGQLDYRDPETYSLNATAEAFYPIVVNTSHTWQSIYDLNGRRYMLHYGGGYAWKVYDITDPRALTVVDEETLPWSAPQFGAVTIQWNEARGKFIAIQASETPRYFLNGRVANKWIDDTVEGQLLEWEGLRGFRVFEVNGPTPRDWTLLTEVSTDPNHGPDEVQEGNGVLDLPVYYGDKYLFVATAPDNTFTNQPYKTTLWAAGHAAYDVSDPANPVRLSDWWVPGTRLGEEADSEYLAGNDRWNNKTSWFGSRMGVFMPRSVESGGTYAYAAQGGQGFFVLDVSDPTNIHHVGWCELPSSVAGTEGDNVDTTQVEETGYVYVSGYPMNTDCYEPAKEIYQIDVSDPTQPKLVRTLPRPVPPATAAFTDWAQRRGSFGPKRSGYFTNTGTPHGGVVPYAFYAAGLQVFDVRDPEDPKVGAYFVPPMGLKDDDDMAAPVHGIFVEWDRNLIWVFANHGIYAVSTPLLGEPVVGLPSAPSDAD